Part of the Vitis vinifera cultivar Pinot Noir 40024 chromosome 13, ASM3070453v1 genome is shown below.
TGAGTTGACTATGCATGATCTCCTGGAATTGTATATGATTAGGATGATCTCAGTCTGACTGGGCAGCTTCATCTAGATGCTATTTTATCAAGATTTTGATTCTTCACCTTGGAGGTAATATTCTGGGATCATCGGATATTTAATGTATCATGAGAACTAATGGGTGTCTTTTgggcattattattattattattatttgcacTCTAATTGGCGATTTTGCTTTAGGGGAATCCACACAAAATGGTTATTTATttgagcattaaaataaaagagattgttttttgaattttgaatgaaaataatttatttttaaaaaatccacaaattaaatttattaacaaaataattttcaaattagcGATTTTCATTGACTTGGAAAGTTACAAAACTATAATTGGTAACtatgattttatgtttttttaaataatcaaaatcataatcactaattaagattttaaatttaagcttAAATCATAGTTAATAACTATGATTTTAAAGATAAGTTGAAAACTATAATCACTAATTacaattttatgtttaaaaaaattcaaaaataaaattactaactatgtttttgtgacaaaaaaaaaaaatctcatgtcATGTGGATGTTACATAACTGAGAAATGTGGATGTTAGCATAAACGAgtaacattaatttgaaaattattttggtaaGGAATCtactttattgaatttttttaaatgaattatttctAGTCTaaactcttccttttttttaagtgtctttttaataatatttgataacattttttttgctttgttttgttttatttttcctatttatattACCCATCCTTTTGGTTATTTGAATAATCTACCCTTGTTGctcattatttgaaatttagggcatattaaaaatcaattctttgaaacccttttttttaatagaaaatagttttctaacctagtgaaaaatgattaatttgatTGAGTAAAACACCCAAAGAGAGAGAGGGTGAATTGGGTATtaaaaagcttttaaaaaaacaatagaaaaataaaaagtaagaaaataaattaaagaaattgaaagaaaaaggtaCAAATTCATTCATAATGTTTGGATCGTGTATGTCCACTTTTCTCAAACTGTTAGTCAAATGAGAGTTCTATTAtcactaaaacttttaaaattaaagtctTCAGATTTCTTATGCTTTGAATTTATAAGTTTCAATAGACCTTTATAATCTCTTCAAGTTTAAAATCAACTCGAAATTTATTCTCTCACGATGAGTTAATAACAAATGGATTTAATGCTACCAATCCTAGAACTAGTTTAGCTCATAATACAATAAAAGTTAGATTGAATTTGAAGGCGAACTAAAAGAATTTGCAAATGAAAAATCAATACACTTGGAAGAAGAGTTTTGAACGagtaaaaagaatatttttccaaTTAAATGTAGTTGTTCTTattcaatttataggtttttagCTTGGTAACCCAAAAAGCCACAAATAACTTTGGACTAGTCAAGGACCAATTTGACCAATTCACTAACCATTAAGCATTAATTGGTCTACAAGTAACCATTGGGGTTTTTGAATTCAACTAAAGGTACAATAGATCCTTGATTGGTCAAGGCTATGCCTTAACCAATTGCACCATAACTattggaagagaaaaaaaagtttaggACACCCTCAATCGATTGAATTGATTCCTAATTAGTTTGACCACTTTGGTTATACTAAAAAGTGCTTAAAATAGTTTGATTTGAGATTTGGAACTTCTAATAACTTGTGTACACCTTACAACATTTTACAAACTTTTAGAAAGAATTTAGTTCTAGGTTttgaatataaaacaaaattcatcTATTTCCTTGATTAATAAATGGTTTGAAActcaagaaaaaatgaaaatagactTTTAAATGCATGAATATACAATTTGGACCTAAGCACAACAAGTATTATCTTACAAGTTGTCGTAGGTCATTTCAAGTCTTTAGTGACTCCAAGACTTCCATGGCGTAACTTTCTTTCGTggttgtttcaattttttttagatttaattaaacttgaaaaattaatttgatttaagttATTGGTAAACTTAACTTTGCTTTGTAATTATCAAAACTTGATTAAAATAACATTTGAGCtaacataaaaatgagagaaacaattttttgaaaaattgttcaaattaatctaagaatatattatttttttagaatagatttaagataattttagttttttttttttttggagtattCTAagtaataactaaaaatataaaaaatattttgagaactTTTATATTGTATATAAACATACAATACTTTTCATAGAGattaagttttttcttttaaaaaaattgtttttcatatttgaattcttgaacaaaaaaaaaaattctttaaaaacaattgaaaattctcaaaaactatttttgaaggATCATGTTGGAAAACATTACCAAAAAGAGCGTTAGAATTTTTGTGCAGGGGCACGAGTCCATATTGGATAAGGCTTCAGGATATACGATCATGTGGTTGGGCCTGATGGGTTGTAGGTAACCAGAACCAAGCCCTCTAATTGGACGTGGGCTGATTTGAAGGCCTAATCCCACATCCCAATGACCATGAGATTAGACTACAACTCATCATATTGGAAGCAGGCTTGTTGCCAATCCAAGCTCAACCCGAGATAACAAAGTCTCCACACCCATTTGTGTTTGTTAGTAATTCTATgcaacatttcttttttttctaatttttgaaaaattttaactttcaaatattaaaaatattaaaaacgtttcctaaaatcattattaaacgtAAACTCAATTTAATCCAATTTCTAACCAAGATGTTAAAATTAACAGAGTCTCAACCTCAATTCAATTCCATCAAAATTCAAAGTCAACTTAACGTATCTCTTCAACGGATCATTTGAtgttaatattttcaaaagtattatattttaataaatatttaaaaaataataatatttttgtcaaaaattccCTTTGGGCCTGGTCCCCTAGGATTGGAAATTGACTGGGCCTAActgagcctttttttttttttcagaaattccatgaaaaaaaggcatatgaaaaaagaacaatgaattaatatatgggtcaaattaacatatatattatcattaatatatatcttataataaaattattctcactcaaattattcaacaatttcaaaaaaaaaaaaaaaagtcgaaagaaaaataaatgaatacaaGTCCCACCCATATACAAAAACCTGAGTGAAATACATGATCCGTCATGGCAAATAACAACATAaatcttacctttttttttcagtGAATAAAAGGCTTAAAGTTGGTGACCACCTTCTTCATCTGATCAAGAAATGAAATGTATGATACTATTCCATCGTTCCCTGCAAGAACCCTATACTTGTCCTTCCTAGTAAAGTTGGTGCATTCAAACCCTAGCGTAGCTGCTAAGATCCTCTGCACATAATTCGCCACATCATGTGGACTTTTCCCTGCTGAGCATGTAGCTTCCACTGGTAACTGGTTCAAGAAGGTCACTTCGTAGATGGGTCGAGGgttcatgaagaagaagatagggTCCAAACCCTTCCAGCCCCTTGCTGTGGTTGCATGAAAAAACCCCACCCTGTAATTCATGGCAACCGGCACGATCCTGTCGGTTAATTCAGCGAAAAGTGCGCTGAATCTCAAAAGAAAGGGTTCTCGGCAGGTTGTTCCCTCAGGACATACTGCTAAATCCCCTTTTGCCAACTCTCTTTTGATCTTCTCGGCGTCCACATGTCTAATTCTAGTTAACCGGACGGTGGGAATAGGCGATAGGATCTCCGATAACCTGGAAATGGAGTATGTTACCGCCGGAATGCTACGCTGGAGGACAGTGGACAAGACAACAGGGTCCATTAGGGTTCGGTGAGTGCAGACGAAGAGCACACCAGAGTCGGAGCCAGAGGCTGGCGGCGGTGGTTTTCCTTTCACAATGATCTTGCCGCCGAGTAGTCGAGACATGTAGGGAATGAGCCACATCGGTAACAACATGCCCATGGCAATGCGAGTTATTGCAATCAAGATGCCAAAAGGAATCCAGAAGATGATCAGGAGTGCTGTAGAGGGTAACGGGCGCTTTACGAGGCGGCCGTCATGGAAGATCACAGGAAGGGGGCGGAGGAGCTGG
Proteins encoded:
- the LOC100261491 gene encoding glycerol-3-phosphate acyltransferase 5; its protein translation is MESVVSELEGTLVKDPDPFSYFMLVAFEASGLVRFALLLILWPIIRLLDMFGMGDAGLRLAIFVAFAGVHESEIESVARAVLPKFYMDDLDMEAWKVFSSYDRRVVVTKTPRVMVERFLKEHLRADEVIGSELVVNRFGFATGFTRNEAGSIADRVSMLFEDNQPDMGLGRIPSGSSFLSLCREQSHPPFMTNQDRDRQLLRPLPVIFHDGRLVKRPLPSTALLIIFWIPFGILIAITRIAMGMLLPMWLIPYMSRLLGGKIIVKGKPPPPASGSDSGVLFVCTHRTLMDPVVLSTVLQRSIPAVTYSISRLSEILSPIPTVRLTRIRHVDAEKIKRELAKGDLAVCPEGTTCREPFLLRFSALFAELTDRIVPVAMNYRVGFFHATTARGWKGLDPIFFFMNPRPIYEVTFLNQLPVEATCSAGKSPHDVANYVQRILAATLGFECTNFTRKDKYRVLAGNDGIVSYISFLDQMKKVVTNFKPFIH